In Urechidicola croceus, a single window of DNA contains:
- a CDS encoding sodium:solute symporter → MKPLHILLLITGYFGVLVLISFLTGKNQSNDTFFKANKKSPWYLVAFGMIGASLSGVTFISVPGWVEGSQFSYMQMIFGNVIGYAVIGLVLMPLYYKLNLTSIYTYLRTRFGNKSYKTGASFFLISRVVGASFRLFLVANVLQQILFDSYGVPFWVTVVITILLIWLYTFRGGIKTIVWTDTLQTLFMLIAVGICIYSISNILEIKNLFTYVSESSLSKTFFFDDPKSGNYFWKQFIAGAFISIVMVGLDQDMMQKNLTCRTLKDAQKNIFWFTIVIVIVNFFFLALGILLTDYAATHNIDAHKDQLFPAIAMLGDLGIGVSLFFLLGLIAAAYSSADSALTSLTTSFSIDILEIDKKESIIDQIKTRKKVHILFSIILIVTILIFKYFIANESVIAKIFQFAGYTYGPLLGLYTFGLFTKLGVKDNAVPYIAIVSPLLTILISYLSKKWFDFDFGFFVLIINGLLTYIGLLLFSKKN, encoded by the coding sequence ATGAAGCCACTCCACATACTACTACTTATCACAGGCTATTTTGGTGTTTTAGTATTAATTTCATTTCTAACTGGTAAAAATCAAAGTAATGATACTTTCTTTAAAGCAAATAAGAAATCTCCATGGTATTTAGTTGCATTTGGAATGATTGGAGCCTCATTATCTGGCGTAACTTTTATTTCAGTTCCGGGATGGGTTGAAGGGAGTCAATTTTCATATATGCAAATGATTTTTGGAAATGTTATAGGGTATGCTGTCATCGGGCTTGTATTAATGCCTTTATACTACAAACTAAACTTAACATCAATCTACACTTATCTCAGAACACGTTTTGGGAATAAAAGCTACAAAACTGGAGCCTCTTTCTTTTTAATTTCTAGGGTTGTTGGCGCCTCCTTCCGTCTTTTTTTAGTTGCCAACGTTTTACAACAAATTCTATTCGACAGTTATGGAGTACCTTTTTGGGTTACAGTAGTTATAACTATTTTACTAATTTGGCTATATACTTTTAGAGGTGGTATTAAAACAATTGTTTGGACAGATACTTTGCAAACTTTATTCATGCTAATAGCCGTTGGAATTTGTATTTACTCAATAAGTAATATTTTAGAAATTAAAAACTTGTTTACATATGTTTCTGAAAGTAGTTTGTCTAAAACTTTCTTTTTTGATGACCCAAAATCTGGCAATTATTTTTGGAAACAATTCATTGCTGGTGCTTTCATTTCAATTGTTATGGTAGGACTAGATCAAGATATGATGCAAAAAAATCTTACTTGCAGAACACTTAAAGATGCTCAAAAAAATATTTTTTGGTTTACTATTGTAATTGTAATTGTTAATTTCTTCTTCCTTGCTTTAGGAATATTATTGACGGATTATGCAGCAACACATAATATTGATGCTCATAAAGATCAATTATTTCCAGCAATAGCCATGTTAGGTGATCTTGGTATAGGAGTATCATTATTCTTTTTACTCGGTCTTATTGCAGCAGCTTATTCAAGTGCCGATAGTGCACTTACCTCACTTACAACTTCATTCAGTATTGATATATTAGAAATTGACAAAAAAGAATCGATAATCGATCAAATAAAAACAAGAAAAAAGGTTCACATTCTATTTTCTATTATTTTAATAGTAACTATCTTAATATTCAAGTATTTTATTGCAAATGAAAGTGTAATTGCAAAAATATTCCAATTTGCTGGTTATACTTACGGCCCATTACTTGGACTTTATACATTTGGACTATTCACTAAATTAGGGGTAAAAGATAATGCCGTTCCATATATTGCAATCGTTTCTCCCTTACTCACTATTTTGATAAGTTATTTATCAAAAAAGTGGTTTGATTTTGACTTTGGCTTTTTCGTTTTAATTATTAATGGTTTATTAACCTACATTGGACTTCTATTATTCAGTAAGAAAAACTAA
- the recR gene encoding recombination mediator RecR, translated as MNFSSKLLENAVNEISQLPGIGKRTALRLVLHLLKRPKEQTHFLAKSLIGLVDDIKLCKKCHNISDVELCEICTNHNRNEEIVCVVEDVRDVMAIESTAQYKGLYHVLGGKISPIEGIGPQNLTIDSLIEKIKSGDIKEVIFALSSTMEGDTTNFYIFKQIERYEIKTSTIARGISVGDELEYADEVTLGRSIVNRIPFENSLQR; from the coding sequence ATGAATTTTTCATCTAAACTTTTAGAAAATGCTGTTAATGAAATTTCTCAACTTCCAGGTATCGGGAAGAGAACTGCATTAAGGTTGGTATTACATTTGTTAAAACGACCAAAAGAGCAAACTCATTTTTTGGCAAAATCACTTATTGGATTGGTTGATGATATAAAGTTGTGTAAGAAATGCCACAATATTTCTGATGTTGAATTATGTGAAATATGTACTAATCATAATCGTAATGAAGAAATAGTTTGTGTTGTTGAAGACGTGAGAGATGTTATGGCAATCGAAAGTACAGCACAATATAAAGGGCTTTATCACGTTTTAGGTGGTAAAATTTCCCCTATAGAAGGAATTGGCCCCCAAAATTTAACCATAGATAGTTTGATAGAGAAAATAAAATCGGGTGATATAAAAGAAGTTATTTTCGCTTTAAGTTCGACAATGGAAGGTGATACTACCAATTTTTATATTTTTAAGCAAATTGAAAGGTATGAGATTAAAACTTCAACAATTGCAAGAGGTATTTCAGTAGGTGATGAACTTGAATATGCTGATGAAGTTACATTAGGAAGAAGTATTGTTAATAGAATTCCATTTGAAAATTCTCTTCAGCGCTAG
- a CDS encoding SixA phosphatase family protein, whose translation MKTLYIVRHAKSSWEYDGIEDIDRPLKKRGINDAHLMSKILQEKIDRPDVFVSSCANRALHTGIIFSYAFKYPLANLKINKSLYSFSDGYLVKTIRALDDGFDSAMIFSHNHGINDFVNVFGSESILNVPTCGVVGIKFKTDHWKNIKKGKTFLIDFPKDYK comes from the coding sequence ATGAAAACATTATATATAGTTAGACACGCTAAGTCATCATGGGAATATGATGGCATTGAAGACATTGACAGACCACTTAAAAAAAGAGGGATAAATGATGCTCACCTTATGTCTAAAATTTTACAAGAAAAAATTGATCGTCCAGATGTATTTGTTTCAAGTTGTGCAAATAGAGCTTTACATACAGGAATAATTTTTAGTTATGCATTTAAATACCCTTTGGCAAATTTAAAAATCAATAAATCACTTTACAGTTTTAGCGATGGTTATTTAGTCAAAACAATAAGAGCTCTTGACGATGGTTTTGATTCCGCAATGATATTTAGTCATAATCATGGAATAAATGACTTTGTAAATGTATTTGGAAGTGAATCAATTTTAAATGTACCAACTTGTGGTGTTGTTGGAATTAAATTCAAAACTGACCATTGGAAAAACATTAAAAAAGGAAAAACTTTTCTTATAGATTTTCCGAAAGATTACAAATAA
- the pdxH gene encoding pyridoxamine 5'-phosphate oxidase, giving the protein MEKDLGNYRKVYKKSELLESTIPENPMELFQKWFHEVEESGTTDEANAMTISTIGIDNFPKNRVVLLKKFTWEGFIFYTNYNSEKGKSIQENPNVCLSFFWHGLERQIIIKGIAEKTSENISDGYFESRPEGSKLGAWASNQSEIVASRKELDDLLKKFENKFNNKEVPRPKYWGGYLVKPVSIEFWQGRPNRMHDRIRYSLQENYIWKIDRLSP; this is encoded by the coding sequence ATGGAAAAAGATTTAGGTAATTATAGAAAAGTTTATAAAAAAAGTGAGTTACTAGAATCCACAATCCCAGAAAACCCTATGGAATTATTCCAAAAATGGTTTCATGAGGTTGAAGAAAGTGGAACAACGGATGAGGCAAATGCAATGACTATCTCAACCATTGGAATAGATAATTTCCCTAAAAACAGAGTCGTATTATTAAAAAAATTTACTTGGGAAGGGTTTATCTTTTATACTAATTATAATAGTGAAAAAGGAAAATCAATTCAAGAAAATCCAAATGTTTGTCTTTCTTTTTTTTGGCATGGATTGGAACGCCAAATAATAATAAAAGGCATTGCCGAAAAAACTTCAGAAAATATTTCAGACGGTTACTTTGAATCAAGACCAGAAGGTTCTAAACTTGGCGCATGGGCTTCAAACCAAAGTGAAATTGTTGCAAGTAGAAAAGAACTTGACGATTTATTAAAAAAATTTGAAAATAAATTTAATAATAAAGAAGTTCCAAGACCTAAATATTGGGGAGGGTACCTTGTAAAACCAGTTTCAATCGAATTTTGGCAAGGTAGACCAAATAGAATGCATGATAGAATACGTTATTCGCTTCAAGAAAATTACATCTGGAAAATAGACAGGTTATCACCATAA
- a CDS encoding Ppx/GppA phosphatase family protein — translation MLIIKKYAAIDIGSNAIRLLISNVIIKNGEEPQFKKSSLVRVPIRLGADTFVNGIISSKNKQRMIDAMNAFKLLMNIHNVEKYRACATSAMREASNGKETIEEILQQTGVKIDLIDGQTEAAIIFSTDLTELIKNDHSYLYVDVGGGSTELTVFSNGEIINSKSFKLGTVRLLNKDKSKNEQWKSMEKWIKKNTKKLKRVSIIGSGGNINKIYKMSGKPPGKSLSFIYLNAHYTFLRQMSYEERVSELGLNADRADVIIPATKIYLNAMKWCDAKKIFVPKIGLSDGIIKTLYLNS, via the coding sequence ATTTTGATAATAAAAAAATATGCTGCTATTGATATTGGATCAAATGCTATCCGTTTATTAATATCCAATGTAATTATAAAAAATGGAGAAGAACCTCAGTTTAAAAAATCATCACTGGTTCGAGTACCTATTCGACTAGGTGCCGACACCTTTGTTAACGGTATTATTTCATCCAAAAATAAACAACGGATGATAGATGCAATGAATGCATTTAAACTATTGATGAACATTCACAATGTTGAAAAGTATAGAGCATGTGCAACATCTGCAATGAGAGAAGCTTCTAATGGTAAGGAAACAATTGAAGAAATTTTACAACAAACTGGTGTTAAAATAGATTTAATAGATGGACAGACGGAAGCCGCAATTATTTTTTCAACTGATTTAACAGAACTAATAAAAAATGACCACTCTTATTTATATGTTGATGTTGGTGGTGGTAGTACTGAATTAACTGTATTTTCAAATGGAGAAATAATTAATTCTAAATCGTTTAAACTTGGAACTGTAAGACTTTTAAATAAAGACAAAAGCAAAAATGAACAATGGAAATCCATGGAAAAATGGATTAAAAAAAATACGAAAAAATTAAAAAGAGTTTCAATAATCGGTTCTGGAGGTAATATCAATAAAATTTACAAAATGTCAGGTAAGCCCCCTGGAAAATCACTTTCTTTTATATATTTAAATGCTCATTACACTTTCTTAAGACAGATGAGTTACGAAGAAAGAGTTTCCGAACTTGGTTTAAATGCAGATAGAGCCGATGTTATAATACCTGCTACTAAAATTTATTTAAATGCAATGAAATGGTGTGATGCAAAGAAAATTTTCGTTCCAAAAATTGGGCTCTCTGATGGAATTATAAAAA
- a CDS encoding glycosyltransferase family 2 protein codes for MKLSVIIVNYNVSPFLELCLQSVEEAISELDSEIIVVDNNSSDDSCEMVNTKFPNVHLIPNDKNLGFSKANNQGVAKARGQYVLILNPDTVVQKDTFTKILNFAKSRQNFGALGVKLIDGKGRFLSESKRGIPTPLVSFYKLIGFTSRRTGKYYANHLKENETGVVDILVGAFMLMKRKVYNEVNGFDESYFMYGEDIDLSYKILNKGYQNYYFSDTQVIHFKGESTIKDVSSLRHFHEAMEIFYKEHFRINKLYDFVMKFGIKLWYLMKFFGLKKKSKKEILPDTIVYFGEDKNVFEKLKMTLKEVKFYQFSKTKKLDKFKDFITKNEIKEVVFDNTNLTYKDIISNIISLRDFDITYKIRPKKSKFILGSNSSVSRGQVIKFD; via the coding sequence ATGAAATTATCCGTAATTATTGTTAATTATAATGTTAGTCCTTTTTTGGAATTATGTCTTCAAAGTGTTGAGGAGGCAATAAGTGAACTTGATTCTGAAATTATTGTTGTTGATAATAATTCAAGTGATGATAGTTGTGAGATGGTTAATACTAAGTTTCCAAATGTTCATCTTATTCCAAATGATAAAAATTTAGGATTTTCTAAAGCTAATAATCAAGGTGTAGCAAAAGCACGAGGTCAATATGTGTTGATTTTAAATCCAGATACTGTAGTTCAAAAAGATACATTTACTAAAATTTTAAATTTTGCCAAATCTCGTCAAAACTTTGGAGCGCTTGGTGTTAAATTGATAGATGGGAAAGGACGTTTTTTATCAGAAAGTAAAAGAGGAATTCCTACACCACTAGTTTCATTTTATAAATTGATTGGATTTACAAGTAGGAGAACAGGAAAATATTATGCTAACCATTTGAAAGAGAATGAAACTGGAGTTGTAGATATTTTGGTAGGCGCTTTTATGTTAATGAAAAGAAAGGTTTATAATGAAGTTAATGGGTTCGATGAGAGTTATTTCATGTATGGAGAAGATATTGATTTGAGTTATAAAATATTAAATAAAGGGTATCAAAATTATTACTTTTCAGATACTCAAGTGATTCATTTTAAAGGGGAAAGTACAATTAAAGACGTGAGTAGCTTACGTCATTTTCATGAGGCAATGGAAATTTTTTATAAAGAACATTTTAGGATTAATAAATTGTATGACTTTGTGATGAAATTTGGTATAAAGTTGTGGTATTTAATGAAGTTCTTTGGGTTGAAAAAGAAATCAAAAAAAGAAATTTTGCCTGACACAATTGTATATTTTGGTGAGGATAAGAATGTTTTTGAGAAATTAAAAATGACTTTAAAAGAAGTTAAGTTTTATCAATTTTCTAAAACAAAAAAACTTGATAAATTTAAAGATTTTATTACGAAAAATGAGATAAAGGAAGTAGTATTTGATAATACAAATTTGACGTATAAGGATATAATTTCAAATATTATTTCACTTCGTGATTTTGATATAACTTATAAAATACGACCAAAGAAATCAAAATTTATTTTGGGAAGTAATAGTTCAGTAAGTAGAGGCCAAGTTATAAAATTTGATTAA